In Streptomyces thermolilacinus SPC6, a single genomic region encodes these proteins:
- a CDS encoding LuxR C-terminal-related transcriptional regulator, translating to MLRVVLAEDAVLLRAGLVEVLSRVGHRVTAAVGDAGELARAVDADPPDVVITDVRMPPGFRDEGLKAALELRRRHPGLPVLVLSQYVATAYATQLLGGDAASGGGLGYLLKDRVGEVADFLGALDRVASGQTVIDPEVVRVLLSRRTADEPLRRLTPREREVLALMAEGFNNQAIAQRLAITEASVVKHSGNIFMKLELDPAEGNRRVLAVLAHLRREASGV from the coding sequence GTGCTCCGCGTAGTGCTCGCCGAGGACGCCGTACTGCTGCGCGCCGGGCTGGTCGAGGTGCTGTCCCGCGTCGGCCACCGGGTGACCGCCGCCGTCGGCGACGCGGGGGAGCTGGCGCGCGCCGTGGACGCCGACCCGCCGGACGTCGTCATCACCGACGTACGGATGCCGCCCGGTTTCCGTGACGAGGGCCTCAAGGCCGCGCTGGAGCTGCGCCGACGCCACCCCGGCCTGCCCGTCCTCGTCCTGTCGCAGTACGTCGCCACCGCGTACGCGACCCAGCTGCTCGGCGGCGACGCGGCGTCCGGCGGCGGCCTCGGGTACCTGCTGAAGGACCGCGTCGGGGAGGTCGCCGACTTCCTCGGCGCGCTGGACCGGGTCGCGAGCGGGCAGACCGTCATCGACCCGGAGGTCGTACGGGTCCTGCTCAGCCGGCGCACGGCCGACGAGCCGCTGCGGCGCCTCACGCCCCGCGAACGGGAGGTCCTCGCGCTGATGGCGGAGGGCTTCAACAATCAGGCCATCGCGCAGCGGCTCGCCATCACGGAGGCGTCCGTGGTCAAGCACTCCGGCAACATCTTCATGAAACTGGAGCTCGACCCGGCCGAGGGCAACCGCCGCGTCCTCGCCGTCCTCGCCCACCTCCGCCGCGAGGCGTCCGGCGTCTGA
- a CDS encoding MFS transporter, which produces MAGVDRRFCALVCAYAVSGYGNYLNLIALSLFSYQVTGTAFGVGVVMALRLASGFVAGLTAAALSARTTRLRTMVRADVAQGLAMAVLAVCADRTPLWLLCCVVVVMGAGNTYFTVALRSAVPAMVGHEARTRANGLLVTARSIATVLGFASAAAVIGFGGYATAFAVNAVSFAVSAGALLALRPRTEGEDQPEPSGDQPVGDGPARDRAVRDEPVGDRPVQDEPLRDGPVRGEGGRRRKGAVRPRGPRPWQGVAGLPALLLGMILLRGLDALASSSHNVALPVVAHADAPSDPALFMTRFWAAWAVGTVAAHLVLKRAGGAAAWGERAFALGTLAMSVCFVAAFTGLPAAGLMAAAACAGFADGWTEIVYTSRLQAALDRERSRLFGLSATAETAGFALGTVLAAAALEALPALTVVGMFHGAAVCGALVLLLCAAVRTGAGRRRSSTSGEEGDTDGTRTGTGALPGA; this is translated from the coding sequence GTGGCGGGTGTGGACCGGCGGTTTTGTGCCCTCGTCTGCGCGTACGCGGTGTCGGGGTACGGCAACTACCTGAACCTGATCGCGCTGAGCCTGTTCTCGTACCAGGTCACCGGCACGGCGTTCGGCGTCGGCGTGGTGATGGCGCTGCGCCTGGCGTCCGGCTTCGTCGCGGGGCTGACCGCCGCGGCGCTGTCGGCCAGGACCACCCGCCTGCGGACGATGGTCCGCGCGGACGTCGCCCAGGGCCTCGCCATGGCGGTGCTGGCCGTGTGCGCGGACCGCACACCGTTGTGGCTGCTGTGCTGCGTGGTCGTCGTGATGGGCGCGGGGAACACGTATTTCACCGTCGCCCTGCGCAGCGCGGTTCCCGCGATGGTCGGCCACGAGGCGCGTACGCGGGCGAACGGGCTGCTGGTCACGGCCCGGTCGATCGCGACGGTGCTGGGCTTCGCCTCGGCGGCCGCCGTCATCGGCTTCGGCGGCTACGCCACCGCGTTCGCCGTCAACGCCGTGAGCTTCGCGGTGTCGGCGGGCGCGCTGCTCGCCCTGCGGCCCCGCACGGAAGGCGAGGACCAGCCCGAGCCATCAGGGGACCAGCCCGTAGGGGACGGACCCGCAAGGGACCGAGCCGTACGGGATGAGCCCGTAGGGGACCGCCCCGTACAGGACGAACCCCTACGGGATGGGCCCGTACGGGGCGAGGGCGGCCGCCGCCGGAAGGGCGCCGTACGCCCGCGCGGCCCGCGGCCGTGGCAGGGCGTCGCCGGTCTTCCCGCCCTGCTGCTCGGCATGATCCTGCTCAGGGGGCTCGACGCGCTCGCGTCCTCCTCGCACAACGTGGCGCTGCCCGTGGTCGCGCACGCCGACGCCCCGTCCGACCCCGCGCTGTTCATGACCCGGTTCTGGGCGGCGTGGGCCGTGGGAACCGTCGCCGCCCACCTGGTGCTCAAGCGCGCGGGCGGCGCCGCGGCATGGGGCGAACGGGCCTTCGCGCTCGGCACCTTGGCGATGTCGGTCTGCTTCGTCGCCGCGTTCACCGGCCTGCCCGCAGCCGGTCTGATGGCGGCCGCCGCGTGCGCGGGCTTCGCCGACGGCTGGACCGAGATCGTCTACACCTCCCGCCTCCAGGCCGCTCTCGACCGGGAGCGCAGCCGCCTGTTCGGACTGTCCGCCACGGCGGAGACGGCCGGTTTCGCGCTGGGCACGGTGCTCGCCGCGGCGGCTCTCGAAGCGCTGCCCGCCCTGACGGTCGTCGGGATGTTCCACGGCGCGGCCGTGTGCGGGGCGCTGGTCCTGCTGCTGTGCGCCGCCGTCCGCACCGGTGCGGGCCGCCGCCGGTCGTCCACGAGTGGAGAGGAAGGGGACACGGATGGAACGCGTACAGGGACAGGCGCTCTGCCGGGGGCCTGA
- a CDS encoding GNAT family N-acetyltransferase codes for MPPSQLSAAESPRIRKAVPADGEAVTAVFLASRAAAMPYLPRLHSDEETRAWIDAVVLPGSDVWVAELGDDPAEIVGFAALDGTVLDHLYLRPDVRRRGIGSALLDTVRAASPGEVSLHVFQRNTDARAFYERHGFTAGAYDDGSRNEENEPDVTYHWTAG; via the coding sequence ATGCCGCCGTCCCAGCTCAGCGCCGCGGAGAGCCCGCGCATACGCAAGGCCGTGCCCGCCGACGGGGAAGCGGTCACAGCCGTCTTCCTCGCCTCACGGGCCGCCGCCATGCCGTACCTGCCGAGGCTCCACAGCGACGAGGAGACCCGCGCCTGGATCGACGCGGTCGTCCTGCCCGGCAGTGACGTGTGGGTCGCCGAGCTGGGCGACGACCCGGCGGAGATCGTCGGTTTCGCCGCCCTCGACGGGACCGTCCTGGACCATCTGTACCTGCGCCCCGACGTGCGGCGCCGGGGCATCGGCTCGGCCCTCCTGGACACCGTGCGGGCTGCGTCGCCCGGAGAGGTGTCCCTGCACGTCTTCCAGCGCAACACGGACGCCCGCGCGTTCTACGAGCGCCACGGCTTCACCGCCGGCGCGTACGACGACGGCAGCCGCAACGAGGAGAACGAGCCCGACGTGACCTACCACTGGACCGCGGGCTGA
- a CDS encoding maleylpyruvate isomerase family mycothiol-dependent enzyme has protein sequence MSDTARQQSPEAVKAAIAAERRELADMLDTLRAEQWDAPSLCAGWTVRDVAAHMSLGFRYSLPRIAREIIRARGSLDRMTDHCARADAAAYSTAELASFLRDNAHHPWKPPVGGIAAALGHDVVHGLDITVPLGLDREVPEDRVRVLLGTVTPRTARFFRADLDGVQLRATDMDWTFGTGAPLSGRAQDLLLVAYGRGLPPGHLTGPQAPRFTTG, from the coding sequence ATGTCTGACACGGCACGACAGCAGAGCCCGGAAGCGGTCAAGGCGGCGATCGCGGCCGAGCGCCGCGAGCTGGCGGACATGCTCGACACGCTGCGCGCCGAACAGTGGGACGCCCCGTCCCTGTGCGCCGGGTGGACGGTCCGCGACGTCGCCGCGCACATGAGCCTGGGGTTCCGCTACTCGCTGCCCAGGATCGCCCGCGAGATCATCAGGGCGCGCGGCAGCCTCGACCGGATGACCGACCACTGCGCCCGCGCGGACGCCGCCGCGTACTCGACGGCCGAACTCGCCTCGTTCCTCCGGGACAACGCGCACCACCCGTGGAAGCCCCCGGTCGGCGGCATCGCGGCGGCGCTCGGCCACGACGTGGTCCACGGCCTGGACATCACCGTCCCCCTGGGCCTCGACCGCGAGGTCCCCGAGGACCGCGTCCGCGTCCTGCTGGGCACGGTCACCCCCAGGACGGCCCGCTTCTTCCGCGCCGATCTCGACGGCGTCCAGCTCCGCGCCACGGACATGGACTGGACGTTCGGCACGGGCGCCCCCCTGTCGGGCAGGGCCCAGGACCTCCTCCTGGTCGCCTACGGCCGCGGACTTCCCCCGGGCCACCTGACCGGCCCCCAGGCCCCCCGGTTCACCACCGGCTGA
- a CDS encoding glycosyltransferase family 4 protein, producing MPTTLIVTNDFPPRQGGIETFVHAMATRVPGHDVVVYASGEPGAAAYDATLPFPVVRDPARMLLPTPRVTRRALEVARRYGCDRAWFGAAAPLAAMAPALRRGGVRRVVATTHGHEIWWARTPGARRVLRRIGDHVDTVTYLGEYTRRRIAPALGPRARLVRLVPGVDAAAFRPAPGEARRVRERHGIGDRRVVLCVSRLVTRKGQDTLIRALPRIRRAVPDAVLVIVGGGPDEARLRALARRYADGHVVFAGGLDHASTAPYYAAADVFAMPCRTRKAGLEAEGLGIVFLEAAASGLPVVVGDSGGAPDAVLDGVTGTVVDGGDVRVVAAAVSALLRDPARARAMGEAGRAWVAERWSWDASADLLTRLLDPTHAPDTYVS from the coding sequence ATGCCCACCACCCTCATCGTCACCAACGACTTCCCGCCCCGTCAGGGCGGCATAGAGACGTTCGTCCACGCCATGGCCACCCGCGTCCCCGGCCACGACGTGGTCGTCTACGCCTCCGGCGAGCCCGGCGCCGCCGCGTACGACGCGACCCTGCCGTTCCCCGTGGTCAGGGACCCCGCCCGCATGCTGCTGCCCACGCCCCGCGTGACGCGCCGCGCCCTGGAGGTCGCGCGGCGGTACGGCTGCGACCGGGCCTGGTTCGGGGCCGCCGCCCCGCTGGCCGCCATGGCCCCGGCGCTGCGGCGCGGCGGGGTACGGCGCGTCGTCGCCACCACGCACGGCCACGAGATCTGGTGGGCACGCACGCCGGGCGCCCGGCGGGTGCTGCGGCGTATCGGCGACCACGTGGACACCGTCACGTACCTGGGCGAGTACACCCGCCGCCGCATCGCGCCCGCGCTCGGGCCCCGGGCGCGGCTCGTGCGGCTGGTGCCGGGGGTGGACGCGGCGGCGTTCCGGCCCGCGCCCGGCGAGGCCCGGCGGGTGCGCGAGCGGCACGGCATCGGGGACCGGAGGGTGGTCCTCTGCGTGTCCCGGCTGGTGACGCGGAAGGGCCAGGACACGCTGATAAGGGCGCTGCCCCGCATACGGCGGGCCGTGCCGGACGCGGTGCTGGTGATCGTCGGCGGCGGCCCGGACGAGGCGCGGCTGCGGGCGCTCGCGCGCCGGTACGCGGACGGGCACGTCGTGTTCGCGGGCGGCCTGGACCACGCCTCGACGGCGCCCTACTACGCGGCGGCCGACGTCTTCGCCATGCCCTGCCGGACGCGGAAGGCGGGTCTTGAGGCGGAGGGGCTGGGGATCGTGTTCCTGGAGGCGGCGGCGAGCGGGCTGCCCGTGGTCGTCGGTGACTCGGGCGGCGCGCCGGACGCGGTGCTCGACGGGGTGACGGGCACGGTCGTGGACGGCGGGGACGTACGGGTGGTGGCCGCCGCCGTGTCGGCGCTGCTGCGGGACCCGGCGCGGGCACGGGCGATGGGTGAGGCGGGCCGGGCGTGGGTGGCGGAACGCTGGTCGTGGGACGCGTCGGCGGACCTGCTGACGCGCCTGCTCGACCCGACGCATGCCCCCGACACGTACGTGAGCTGA
- a CDS encoding GNAT family N-acetyltransferase: protein MDTTAYTFRTARPDDDAAIDAIDGSFTTRTVFEVEAREDGFALREVTVDPPLTKVFPDDDPGSDGGRDGDDEDGGDGRRVFVAVGPDREIAGYVAAAHVPWNRRLVVEDIEVAPAHRGRGVGRGLMGCAVAFARERGAGHLWLEVSNINAPAVRAYRRMGFALCGLDTTLYEGTASEGERALYMAMPCA, encoded by the coding sequence ATGGACACCACCGCCTACACCTTCCGTACCGCCCGGCCCGACGACGACGCCGCGATCGACGCGATCGACGGGTCCTTCACCACCCGGACCGTGTTCGAGGTCGAGGCGCGGGAGGACGGGTTCGCGCTGCGGGAGGTGACCGTGGACCCGCCCCTGACCAAGGTGTTCCCCGACGATGACCCGGGGAGCGACGGCGGGCGGGACGGGGACGACGAGGACGGCGGTGACGGGCGTCGGGTGTTCGTCGCCGTCGGCCCGGACCGGGAGATCGCCGGGTACGTCGCCGCCGCCCACGTCCCGTGGAACCGCCGGCTCGTCGTCGAGGACATCGAGGTCGCCCCCGCGCACCGGGGGCGCGGCGTGGGGCGCGGGCTGATGGGGTGCGCCGTGGCGTTCGCCCGGGAGCGCGGGGCCGGGCACCTGTGGCTGGAGGTCAGCAACATCAACGCCCCGGCCGTCCGCGCGTACCGCCGCATGGGCTTCGCCCTCTGCGGGCTCGACACGACCCTGTACGAGGGGACGGCGTCCGAGGGCGAGCGCGCCCTGTACATGGCCATGCCCTGCGCCTGA
- a CDS encoding sensor histidine kinase — protein MTVAVWEGMRRRPLGFVVSGWVPRCWAFLLSGVLVGLAVLLLLVALLFVGVSLSVVGIGPSVVGGLAALVAVAVSGIPVAALERRRLRIVEPEPLPAPRGSSARTGASRWLRTRLREAATWRELAYTLVLGVVLTATGLAFAALLGLSAMLTAAPVIVWALAPETVMIIPGRAVPHPLAALPASAVGLLGLLVSAYAGGLLSGAHVWVARSLLSAREDSLRSRVVELTRSRARLADAFEAERRRIERDLHDGAQQQLVALSMTLGLAELELREQDSPAAPLVARARGEARQALDQLRSLVRGIHPQVLTDHGLPAAVGELALRNPVPVTVDIDLPHRLPTAVETTAYFTVTEALTNASKHSGADHVTVTGRLRDGTLVLDVTDDGHGGADPDAGAGLRGLADRLAILGGTLTVTSPVGGPTRLRAEVPCSA, from the coding sequence ATGACCGTCGCCGTGTGGGAGGGGATGCGGCGGCGGCCCCTGGGATTCGTGGTGTCGGGGTGGGTGCCCCGGTGCTGGGCGTTCCTGCTGAGCGGGGTCCTCGTCGGGCTCGCGGTGCTGCTGCTCCTCGTCGCGCTGCTGTTCGTGGGGGTCTCCCTGTCCGTCGTCGGCATCGGGCCCTCCGTGGTCGGCGGGCTCGCCGCCCTCGTGGCCGTCGCCGTCTCCGGCATCCCCGTCGCGGCCCTGGAGCGGCGCCGGTTACGGATCGTCGAGCCGGAGCCGCTGCCCGCGCCGCGCGGCTCCAGTGCCCGTACGGGCGCGTCGCGCTGGCTGCGTACCCGGCTGCGCGAGGCCGCAACGTGGCGGGAGCTCGCGTACACCCTCGTCCTCGGGGTGGTCCTCACCGCCACGGGGCTCGCCTTCGCCGCCCTCCTCGGGCTCTCGGCGATGCTCACCGCCGCGCCCGTCATCGTGTGGGCCCTCGCCCCCGAAACCGTCATGATCATCCCTGGCCGGGCCGTCCCGCACCCCCTCGCCGCCCTCCCCGCCAGCGCCGTCGGCCTGCTCGGGCTGCTGGTGTCCGCGTACGCGGGCGGGCTGCTGAGCGGCGCCCACGTGTGGGTCGCCCGGTCCCTGCTGTCGGCCCGCGAGGACAGCCTGCGCAGCCGCGTCGTCGAACTGACCCGCTCCCGTGCCCGGCTGGCCGACGCCTTCGAAGCCGAACGCCGCCGCATCGAACGCGACCTGCACGACGGCGCCCAACAGCAGCTCGTCGCCCTCTCCATGACGCTCGGCCTCGCCGAACTGGAGCTGCGCGAACAGGACTCGCCCGCCGCCCCGCTCGTCGCCCGCGCCCGGGGCGAGGCCCGGCAGGCCCTCGACCAGCTGCGCTCCCTCGTGCGAGGCATCCACCCCCAGGTCCTCACCGACCACGGGCTGCCCGCCGCCGTCGGCGAACTCGCCCTGCGCAACCCGGTCCCGGTGACCGTGGACATCGACCTGCCGCACCGGCTCCCCACGGCGGTCGAGACGACGGCGTACTTCACCGTCACCGAGGCCCTGACCAACGCCTCCAAACACAGCGGCGCCGACCACGTGACCGTCACCGGCCGCCTCCGCGACGGCACCCTCGTCCTCGACGTCACCGACGACGGGCACGGCGGCGCCGACCCGGACGCCGGTGCCGGACTGCGAGGGCTTGCCGACCGGCTGGCCATCCTGGGCGGGACGCTCACCGTGACCAGCCCCGTCGGCGGTCCCACCCGGCTGCGCGCGGAGGTGCCGTGCTCCGCGTAG